The Micavibrio sp. TMED2 genome includes a window with the following:
- a CDS encoding aminodeoxychorismate/anthranilate synthase component II, translating to MRVLLIDNYDSFTYNLVHVMGDVGIESVVHRNDAITVDEAMAMDVTAIVISPGPCDPDRAGICLDVIDAAAKAKKPLLGVCLGHQAIGQAFGGKVVRAETPMHGKTSKVRHDNTGLFAGLPNPFVATRYHSLVVDAATSPNSLSITAQSNDDDLIMGYQHAELPLFGVQFHPESIATENGRQMFANFKTLATEAARHTTSN from the coding sequence ATGCGCGTATTGCTTATCGATAACTACGACAGCTTCACCTACAACCTCGTGCATGTCATGGGCGATGTGGGGATCGAGTCGGTGGTACACCGCAATGACGCCATTACCGTGGATGAGGCAATGGCCATGGATGTGACCGCGATTGTCATCTCCCCCGGTCCCTGCGATCCCGACCGCGCCGGTATCTGCCTTGATGTAATCGATGCCGCCGCCAAGGCCAAAAAGCCCCTGCTCGGCGTCTGCCTCGGCCATCAAGCAATCGGTCAGGCCTTTGGCGGCAAGGTCGTGCGCGCCGAAACCCCGATGCATGGCAAGACCAGCAAGGTCCGCCACGACAATACCGGGCTGTTTGCCGGGCTGCCCAATCCCTTTGTCGCCACCCGTTATCACTCACTGGTGGTCGATGCCGCGACCTCGCCCAATTCGCTGAGCATTACCGCACAGAGCAATGATGACGACCTGATCATGGGCTATCAACATGCCGAGCTGCCGCTGTTCGGCGTCCAGTTCCACCCCGAAAGCATCGCCACCGAGAATGGTCGGCAGATGTTCGCCAATTTCAAGACGCTGGCCACTGAAGCCGCGCGTCATACAACGTCCAACTGA
- a CDS encoding anthranilate synthase component I, translating to MKIYPEFSAFNKRYTEDRQAGLMWTRLIADLETPVSAYLKLADGQAYSCLFESVEGGANIGRYSIIAMRPDLIWRAVDLKPEINRNPQLDSNTFETDDRPALESLRALMAESRIDPEPSLPPMTAGGLFGYLGYDMVRLVEKIPNGNPDELGLADAVLMRPTVIAVFDNIDRTITFATPVRPTDGMDAEAAYAAGAERLTTALQNLRRSTPVTPQLPEGEIPTGEPVSNMTPEDYMGAVEAAKEYIRAGDAFQIVPSQRFSRPFPLPPFALYRALRRLNPSPFLFFVNFDGFSIVGSSPEILVRVRDGKVTIRPLAGTRPRGATAKEDQALAEDLLADPKELAEHLMLLDLGRNDVGRVAEIGSVEVTERFVIERYSHVMHIVSNVEGKLSADHDPFDALMAGFPAGTVSGAPKVRAMEIIDEIEVAKRGIYAGCVGYFGADGSMDNCIALRTAVVKDGIMYVQAGAGVVADSDPAKEHEETINKAKALFRAADEALSIAGAS from the coding sequence GTGAAAATCTATCCTGAGTTTTCGGCGTTCAATAAACGCTATACCGAAGATCGCCAGGCCGGGCTGATGTGGACCCGGCTGATTGCCGATCTGGAAACCCCGGTTTCAGCCTATCTCAAGCTGGCTGACGGACAGGCATACAGCTGCCTGTTCGAGAGTGTCGAGGGCGGTGCCAATATCGGTCGCTATTCGATCATTGCCATGCGCCCGGACCTGATCTGGCGCGCGGTTGACCTGAAGCCCGAAATCAATCGCAACCCGCAGCTCGACAGCAATACCTTTGAGACCGATGACCGCCCTGCGCTCGAGAGCCTGCGCGCCCTGATGGCGGAAAGCCGGATCGATCCGGAGCCGAGCCTGCCGCCAATGACTGCTGGCGGGCTGTTCGGCTATCTCGGCTATGACATGGTCCGGCTGGTCGAGAAAATACCGAATGGCAACCCGGATGAGCTGGGCCTCGCTGATGCAGTGCTCATGCGCCCGACCGTGATTGCCGTCTTTGACAATATTGATCGCACCATCACATTCGCGACACCGGTGCGCCCAACCGATGGTATGGATGCGGAAGCTGCCTATGCCGCCGGTGCCGAACGGCTGACCACTGCCCTGCAGAATCTGCGGCGCAGCACGCCGGTAACGCCGCAACTGCCCGAGGGAGAAATTCCGACCGGCGAACCGGTGTCCAACATGACGCCCGAAGACTATATGGGCGCGGTCGAGGCGGCGAAGGAATATATCCGTGCCGGTGATGCGTTCCAGATCGTACCGTCACAGCGGTTCTCGCGCCCCTTCCCGTTGCCGCCCTTCGCGCTCTATCGGGCCTTGCGGCGACTGAACCCCTCACCCTTCCTGTTCTTCGTCAATTTCGACGGTTTCAGTATTGTCGGCTCCAGCCCGGAAATTCTGGTCCGGGTACGCGATGGCAAGGTGACGATCCGTCCGCTGGCTGGCACCCGCCCGCGCGGTGCCACTGCGAAAGAGGATCAGGCACTGGCCGAAGACCTGCTCGCCGATCCGAAGGAACTTGCAGAACACCTGATGCTGCTCGACCTCGGTCGCAACGATGTGGGCCGGGTTGCCGAAATCGGCAGCGTTGAGGTTACTGAACGCTTCGTTATCGAGCGCTATTCCCATGTCATGCACATCGTCTCGAATGTCGAAGGCAAGCTTAGCGCCGATCATGATCCGTTCGATGCCCTGATGGCCGGGTTCCCGGCAGGCACCGTCAGCGGTGCACCGAAGGTCCGGGCCATGGAAATCATCGACGAGATCGAGGTTGCCAAGCGCGGCATCTATGCCGGTTGCGTCGGCTATTTCGGTGCCGATGGCAGCATGGATAACTGCATCGCGCTGCGTACTGCCGTTGTGAAGGATGGCATCATGTATGTGCAGGCCGGTGCCGGTGTCGTTGCCGACAGCGATCCTGCCAAGGAACATGAAGAGACGATCAACAAGGCAAAAGCCCTGTTCCGTGCCGCCGATGAGGCGCTCTCGATCGCCGGCGCCTCCTGA